Proteins encoded in a region of the Rhodospirillaceae bacterium genome:
- a CDS encoding IclR family transcriptional regulator: MNRPESAYPARPPAADRERVRSLARGLAVIQAFGPERPSMTLTEVSAATGMTRAAARRFLLTLEDLGFVASDGKHFSLTPHILRLGYAYLSSMSWWHIAQPFMEQVALTVQESCSAAVLDGDEIVYVARVPATRIMAVNLSIGTRLPAYCTSLGRVLLAHRPPDWLDGYLARTTPAKRAPRTITDPDRLRAEIDKVRARGFCLVDEELEPGVRSIAVPLFDRTGACIAALNIGGAAARTPVQRMLDVYLPALRDAVRKTTEALP; encoded by the coding sequence ATGAACCGGCCGGAGAGCGCGTATCCCGCCCGGCCGCCAGCCGCCGACCGGGAACGGGTTCGTTCGCTGGCCCGCGGCCTGGCGGTGATCCAGGCCTTCGGGCCGGAGCGGCCGTCGATGACGCTCACCGAAGTTTCCGCCGCCACCGGCATGACACGGGCCGCGGCGCGCCGCTTCCTGCTCACCCTGGAAGACCTCGGCTTCGTCGCGTCCGACGGCAAGCATTTCTCGCTGACGCCCCACATCCTGCGTCTCGGCTATGCCTATCTCTCCTCCATGAGCTGGTGGCATATCGCCCAGCCCTTCATGGAGCAGGTCGCCCTCACGGTGCAGGAAAGCTGTTCGGCGGCGGTGCTGGACGGCGACGAGATCGTCTATGTTGCGCGCGTCCCGGCGACCCGGATCATGGCGGTCAATCTCAGCATCGGCACGCGCCTGCCGGCTTACTGCACGTCGCTCGGCCGGGTGCTGCTGGCCCACCGCCCGCCGGACTGGCTGGACGGCTACCTGGCGCGGACGACGCCGGCGAAACGGGCGCCGCGCACGATTACCGACCCCGACCGCCTGCGCGCCGAGATCGACAAGGTACGGGCCCGGGGCTTCTGCCTGGTCGACGAGGAACTGGAGCCCGGCGTCCGCTCCATCGCCGTGCCGCTCTTCGACCGCACGGGCGCCTGCATCGCCGCGCTCAATATCGGGGGCGCCGCCGCACGCACGCCGGTTCAGCGCATGCTCGACGTCTATCTTCCCGCGCTCCGTGACGCTGTACGCAAGACGACGGAAGCGCTGCCGTAG
- a CDS encoding Rieske 2Fe-2S domain-containing protein — MTVRFDRPWYSRPFAPSPGDRLCAAAEIGAGEARAFTWGEGKTAFDLILVGTEGGPRAYINQCPHFKIRMTARPDELLNSDGLIQCAWHYACFRPVDGHCVSGPVEGYALNAVPVEVRGGAVVIGDPEPEARAESAA; from the coding sequence ATGACGGTACGCTTCGACCGGCCGTGGTACAGCCGCCCCTTCGCGCCGTCGCCCGGCGACCGGCTGTGCGCCGCGGCGGAAATCGGCGCCGGCGAGGCGCGCGCGTTCACCTGGGGCGAGGGCAAGACGGCGTTCGACCTGATCCTGGTCGGTACGGAGGGCGGGCCGCGCGCCTACATCAACCAGTGCCCGCATTTCAAGATCCGGATGACCGCCCGGCCCGACGAGCTGCTGAATTCCGACGGCCTGATCCAGTGCGCCTGGCACTATGCCTGCTTCCGGCCGGTCGACGGCCATTGCGTCTCCGGCCCGGTCGAGGGCTATGCGCTCAACGCCGTGCCGGTCGAGGTGCGCGGCGGCGCGGTGGTGATCGGCGATCCGGAACCGGAGGCCCGGGCGGAGAGCGCGGCATGA